One stretch of Glycine soja cultivar W05 chromosome 7, ASM419377v2, whole genome shotgun sequence DNA includes these proteins:
- the LOC114419500 gene encoding uncharacterized protein LOC114419500, whose product MGKSSLKMKQLPFMAVVCIVMLFVVYRTLKYQSYQEEIDKQWNFREDEKASSETSGNLKGLPRGIIQATSDFELRPLWSPSSLRSKVSVYSNRNLLAVPVGIKQKHNVDAMVQKFLPDNFTIILFHYDANMDGWWDLNWTSKAIHITAQNQTKWWFAKRFLHPDIVSIYDYIFLWDEDLGVEHFSPSRYIEIVKEEGLEISQPALDPNSTEIHHRITVRARTKKVHRRVYELRGSTRCSEASKGPPCTGFVEGMAPVFSRSAWYCTWHLIQNDLVHGWGVDIKIGYCAQGDRTQNVGVVDSEYVVHKAIQTLGGSDDPTKVSNRQRTTPKHGVAAFDQRVEIRRQSTWELEVFKERWNRAIAEDKNWVNPFKSDKKRTRQRRKTNQFS is encoded by the exons ATG GGAAAATCAAGTTTGAAGATGAAACAACTGCCTTTTATGGCGGTTGTTTGTATAGTAATGTTGTTTGTTGTGTATAGGACTCTAAAGTATCAAAGTTACCAAGAAGAG ATAGACAAACAGTGGAATTTCAGGGAAGATGAAAAG GCATCTTCTGAAACTTCTGGAAATCTGAAGGGCTTACCACGGGGTATAATACAAGCTACTTCAGATTTTGAGTTAAGGCCTTTATGGTCGCCAAGTAGTTTGAGGTCAAAG GTTAGTGTTTACTCCAATCGCAACTTGCTGGCAGTTCCAGTTGGTATTAAACAAAAGCATAATGTAGATGCCATGGTGCAGAAG TTTCTTCCAgacaatttcacaattattttattcCATTATGATGCCAATATGGATGGATGGTGGGATCTTAATTGGACTAGCAAGGCCATACACATAACTGCTCAAAACCAAACAAAGTG GTGGTTTGCAAAAAGATTTCTACATCCAGATATAGTTTCTATTTATGATTATATCTTTCTCTGGGATGAGGATTTAGGGGTGGAACATTTTTCTCCATCAAG atacaTTGAAATTGTGAAGGAAGAAGGATTGGAAATATCACAGCCAGCCCTTGACCCAAATTCAACAGAGATACATCATAGAATTACAGTTAGAGCTAGGACTAAAAAAGTTCATAG AAGAGTCTATGAACTCAGAGGCAGTACTAGGTGTTCAGAGGCAAGTAAAGGGCCCCCATGCACTGG GTTTGTGGAAGGTATGGCTCCTGTTTTCTCTCGATCTGCCTGGTATTGTACTTGGCATCTTATACAG AATGACCTTGTCCATGGATGGGGAGTGGATATCAAAATAGGATATTGTGCACAG GGAGATCGCACTCAAAATGTGGGAGTTGTTGATAGTGAATATGTTGTTCACAAGGCAATACAAACTCTGGGTGGTAGTGATGATCCGACTAAA GTTTCAAATCGGCAAAGGACAACTCCG AAACACGGTGTGGCGGCCTTCGATCAACGAGTTGAG ATACGAAGACAGTCAACATGGGAACTTGAAGTCTTCAAAGAGCGGTGGAATAGAGCTATTGCTGAGGACAAGAACTGGGTTAATCCATTCAAGAGTGATAAAAAACGCACGAGACAAAGGCGGAAAACCAACCAGTTCTCTtag
- the LOC114419501 gene encoding protein POLLEN DEFECTIVE IN GUIDANCE 1-like, whose product MRHRGDAEPPPQPQSSPSNSLPHRKKNRKRRATTSVSSETSYPNGPDQLNTHIHHATVVCQDKPKPEESKSAVAGEGFRFGELRQRSVNGRDSFGESAVTAVGDGYVTEVSSVATATSERVESLELKRVLANDSIPKRSPVSYVLEKLYHGNSVWSTTTIGDEKGRERVYDTIFRLPWRCELLIDVGFFVCFNSFLSLLTIMPMRIAMTIWRLLKTRKFKRPSTIELSDFGCFLIMACGVIVLQQIDISLIYHMIRGQATIKLYVIYNMLEIFDKLCQNFIGDVLPMLFHSAEELARCPPETESMKFWIWRFISDQVLAVVASIVHSFILLVQAITLSACIVSHYNALPALLVSNNFAEIKSYVFKGYSRDNVHSMVYSDSIERFHISAFILFVLAQNILEAEGPWFGSFISNILLVYLFEMGIDIIKHSFIAKFNNIAPIAYSEFLEVLCKQTLHMQTEGAKKKLTFVPLAPACVVIRVLAPVYAANLPYNPLRWRLFWILLFSAITYIMLTSLKVLIGMVLQKHARWYVNRCQRRKQHLHAD is encoded by the exons ATGAGACACCGCGGCGACGCAGAGCCACCGCCGCAACCCCAATCTTCACCGTCAAATTCCCTTCCTCATCGGAAGAAGAACCGCAAGCGCAGAGCCACCACTTCCGTTTCCTCCGAAACCAGCTACCCCAATGGCCCTGACCAGCTCAACACTCACATTCATCACGCTACTGTTGTGTGCCAGGACAAACCTAAACCGGAAGAGAGTAAATCCGCTGTCGCCGGCGAAGGTTTCCGTTTCGGTGAGCTAAGGCAGAGAAGCGTGAACGGTCGCGATAGTTTCGGAGAATCGGCGGTTACAGCCGTTGGTGACGGTTACGTGACGGAAGTTAGTTCGGTTGCAACGGCAACGTCAGAGAGGGTGGAATCGTTGGAGTTAAAGCGTGTCTTGGCAAATGATTCGATTC CGAAGAGGTCACCTGTGTCGTACGTTTTGGAGAAGTTGTACCATGGAAATTCTGTGTGGAGCACAACAACTATTGGTGATGAAAAGGGACGAGAAAGAGTGTATGACACTATCTTCCGCTTGCCATGGAGATGTGAATTG CTTATAGATGTTGGTTTCTTTGTCTGCTTCAATTCATTTCTGTCATTATTAACTATCATGCCCATGAGGATAGCGATGACCATTTGGAGGCTTCTGAAAACAAG GAAGTTCAAGAGGCCATCTACAATTGAGTTGTCAgattttggctgttttcttatTATGGCTTGTGGAGTCATTGTTTTGCAGCAAATAG ATATCAGCTTAATATATCATATGATCCGTGGTCAAGCAACAATCAAATTGTATGTGATCTACAATATGTTAGAG atatttgataaattatgtCAAAATTTTATTGGGGATGTATTGCCAATGTTATTTCATTCAGCAGAAGAACTTGCACGATGTCCCCCAGAAACAGAAAGTATGAAATTCTGGATATGGAGATTTATTTCTGACCAAGTTTTAGCTGTTGTTGCTTCAa TTGTTCATTCTTTTATCTTATTAGTTCAGGCAATCACTTTATCAGCCTGTATTGTTTCTCACTACAATGCCCTGCCAGCTTTGCTTGTGTCAAATAATTTTGCTGAGATCAAAAGCTATGTGTTTAAGGGATATAGTAGGGATAATGTTCACAGTATGGTGTACTCTG ATTCCATAGAGAGATTCCACATCTCAGcatttatcttatttgttttggctcaaaatatTCTGGAGGCAGAAGGACCCTGGTTTGGAAGCTTTATCAGT AACATCCTCTTGGTTTATCTATTTGAAATGGGTATTGATATTATCAAGCATTCATTCATCGCCAAATTCAACAACATTGCCCCCATTGCATATTCTGAGTTTCTTGAAGTCCTATGTAAACAG actCTACATATGCAAACTGAGGGTGCAAAGAAAAAGTTGACTTTTGTCCCCCTTGCTCCAGCATGTGTG GTCATTCGAGTTCTGGCTCCAGTTTACGCTGCTAACCTTCCTTACAATCCCCTTCGGTGGAGGCTTTTTTGGATTCTGTTATTTTCAGCAATAACCTACATTATGCTCACAAGCCTCAAGGTTCTAATTGGCATGGTTCTACAGAAGCATGCCAGATGGTATGTTAATCGCTGTCAAAGGAGAAAGCAACATCTTCATGCTGATTAA